The genomic DNA TGGTCGAAGAATGTTTGCCGGGCCCGGGCAAATACTTCTTCCTGCATCTGCACCCTCGGCGTGAATAGCCGGCGCAGCGTCCACGACTTCGACCCGAGCACGGCACCGAGCACGAACCCAACGACGACCGCCGCCGCGAAAGCGGCGAGTTGCCAACCATGCGAGGTTTCGCTCCAACTGCCGAGCTCTTGTGCCGGCGTCGGCCAAACGAACCAAACGCCGGCCAGCAAGACCAGCGCCAGCCACAGCCCGACGACATCCTCCGGGCGATCGTAGCGACCGGAGGAACCGGCCACCGCGGCGACGACTTCGGCCGAGGTGCGCGACTCGGCGGCGGCGATCGCTTCGTTGACCCGATGGCGATCTTCGGCCGTGATCGTGCGACTGGGGAGTTTCATAGCGGGAGAGTTTCGTGAAGAGTCGTGAAAGGTTTAAGCCGGGAGATGGGTGCTTGCCCGGCATTGAGGTGAAGCGTGTGTCCGTTTACCAGTCGCCGGTCGCCCCTCCGCCGCCCGAGAAGCCACCATCGAACCCGCCGCCGGAATAGCCGCCACCTGAACTGTTTGAACTGCTATTCGAGAGCATTTGATAGAGGATCGTGCCGATGAGGCCGAACAACAGCCCCCAGCCGATCCAGGCCCAGCCCCCCGAGCCGCTGCGAATCAGCGAGATGATCGTGACGATTCCCACGATGCCGAGCACGATCACGAGCCATTGCGGAGGTCCGCTCGCCCCGCCCGTGGAACCGGTCGACGAATGAGCAGGAGCCGGCAACGTCAGGCCTCGCGCCATCTTGTCGAGTGCTTCGACACCGGCCAAGATGCCGCCGGGGAAGTCTCCTTGCTTGAAGCGGGGCACGATCTGCTCGCTCATGATTTGCTGCGCGAGCTTGTCTTGGTCGTGTCGCCAATGGTCTCCCAGTTCGATGCGGGCCTTGCGATCTCCTTTCGAAACGAGCAGCAGGATGCCGGTGTTCCAATCTTGGCCGTTCACTTTGGCAACACCGACGGCCCATTGATCGAATAGTAGATTGGCGAAGGTTTCGATCCGCATCCCCTCGCCGCCGTGATTCGCCATCTTGTCGATCGTGACGACGATGATCGGCGTCGCTTTCTCGGTGAGCAGCTTGTCGCCGATCTGCGTGATCTTCGCGATCTCGGCCGGCGTGAGCAGGTGGGCTTCATCGCGCACGAATTCCCGATCGCCGGGCCGATCGAGCGTGATCTTGCCGGGCTCGGCCAGCGCGACACCTACGG from Planctomycetia bacterium includes the following:
- a CDS encoding TPM domain-containing protein, yielding MSHRKRVLVFLVALVAAYCGPSVGVALAEPGKITLDRPGDREFVRDEAHLLTPAEIAKITQIGDKLLTEKATPIIVVTIDKMANHGGEGMRIETFANLLFDQWAVGVAKVNGQDWNTGILLLVSKGDRKARIELGDHWRHDQDKLAQQIMSEQIVPRFKQGDFPGGILAGVEALDKMARGLTLPAPAHSSTGSTGGASGPPQWLVIVLGIVGIVTIISLIRSGSGGWAWIGWGLLFGLIGTILYQMLSNSSSNSSGGGYSGGGFDGGFSGGGGATGDW